The DNA window ACCACCCTTGCCCGACTTGCCGGCCAGTTCGGCGCGAACTTCTGCTTCCACGGTAGACGCCGAAACCAGAACTTTAGCGTCCGGGCTGATCAGGTTCGCGTAAATGTGCAGGTTAGTGCGGTGGACCGACAGGCGGTTCACTTTCAGTTGCGCGATCTTGATGCGGGTTTGACGTCCGCGGCGCAGACGAGATTGCTTTTTATCCATCGTCAGCCCCTAATTACTTCTTCTTGGTTTCTTTGATCT is part of the Pseudoduganella lutea genome and encodes:
- the rplR gene encoding 50S ribosomal protein L18; this encodes MDKKQSRLRRGRQTRIKIAQLKVNRLSVHRTNLHIYANLISPDAKVLVSASTVEAEVRAELAGKSGKGGNAAAAALVGKRVAEKAIKAGITEVAFDRSGFRYHGRVKALADAAREAGLKF